The nucleotide window GGCACAGCAGAAGCCCAAAGCACAGGTACCGCATCAACGGCGTGAGTTCGATCCAGGCGTTCGGATCGAAGCCGACTACACAAGTCAAGTCGAAGCGTAAGACAGAACCCGGCGGTACATCGCTACCGCCGGAAGATGACCACGGCCACCCAAGTCTATGCAGGGCCAAGATACTTGAATGATCATGCCGCGTTGAGCCCTTCTTATGTCATGTTCAGTCAACAACGTGACGCCATCCGCCGCTCGCGTCTTGAGTCTACTTCGAACGAATACACTTGGCGTCGGCCTTTCGAGGGGCGCCTCTCTCAGTCAACCCCAACCCCTCGATTTTCTGGCCTGCCGCTCCTTCGGGCGGCAGGTTCCTTTTTTCTCCGCCATATCAGGTTCGAGTCGCGTGTCCAACTACGCGCCAGGCGTCTCGCGAGGCACATGCATCCACGTCCTTGATACATACGAAAACTCCCGAATGGAGCGCAGATGGATGAGAAAGTGACTTATGTGTACGAGTACACGGGTGGTTTTGGTACGTACCGTACTACTGGGAAAAGGTTCGCATGTCATCTCCCCCTTGTCGGCGACAATGTAGTCATGAAGGTCGATGAACTGGGATTCGATGATGTTTTCAAAGTGAAGTCACAACTCTTCGAGTACGACAAAGCTGGATCCTTGACTGTTACATTGACTCTGTCTCATACCGTCACATAGGATCACTACATATCGATGATAGATAGTTTTCTTCGTTACGACAGGCTTGAATGCATGGTCTCGTAGCGCTCCCACAATAGGCCTGCACTTACATTCATTCCGCACTGTTCTATGCATTTTAATGGCGCTCTTTATCGGGCTCACATTCGATATTTCAATTCAGAATAAAAATTAACGCCTTTTAGTTCTTTGCTCGATATTCCATCGAAACCAACTCGATAGAGTGCATTTCACACTTACTCAAGAATCGCCCACGCTGTCAAATTAAACCCGCCAGTTATCCAACGGATAATTCCCTTGCCCCCAGAAACACACCATAAATTTGGCAATTCTGGCCAACACCTTGGCAAATTCGGCCAGTCATTAATGCAGCGCAACAACGTTATGTAGCATTCGATCAAACAATTAAAAGCGGCTTAGAGACGGCCGGCAAGTCACTCATTTCCGGGGAAGTACGATGGAGTTTCTTTGCAACGTGAAGCATAAGAATGCACTTCAAGCACCCGCTTCGCCACAGACCCCCGGCGTAAACCACATCGGTATTGCATTGTTCAATGGATTTGCTCTACCCGATGTGGCTTCCATCATCGAGATATTCCAGTCGGCGAATGCCCTGAGTGATGCAGGCGAGCCCCGCCGAACGCGCTATGAGGTCTCGCTTTTGTCGGCATCCGGTGGACGTATCGCCAGTTCCTCCTCGGTGTTCGTGTGGACCGATAGCGTCGAATCTCGCGGGCACGACGATAACTTCCGCGCGCTATTCATTGCAGGCGGCACCGGCGCAACGAATGCGTTCCGTGACGATCGTCTGATCGTGTGGCTTCGGCAGGCGTTTCCGAGAAGCGGTATGGTCCATGCGATCGCTGAGGGACGCCTGATGCTCGAAGCGGCGGGTTTCTCGAACGCCTACGGTGCGCGTATTGAGAACGACGGCCACGCACGAAGCGCATTCCCATCCCGCCCTCTTGTCGACTCGCCAAGCCCGCTGCGAACCGCATTGCGCATCGTTGGCGACGATCTCGGACCGGTAGTCGCGCAGCAGGTCGCCGATTGGGTTGCGCCACAGGGCGAAACGCAGTTCAGCGCAATCCTGCGTAGCAAAACGGCATCGCACATCAGCGACAAAATCCAGGCGTCCGCGCAATGGCTCGAGGCCAACGGCGCTCGCCCGATATCGATCGACGATGCCGCGCAGATCGCGGCGATGAGCGAACGGAATTTCCTACGGCGCTTCAAGAGCGAAATGGGTGTCACCCCGTCGGAATATCTGCTCTATGTGCGACTCGACATGAGCTGCCGCCTTCTCGCCAAAACAAGCTTGCCCGTGGACAAGATCGCGCGTCGATGCGGCATTGGCAGCGGTGGACGGCTCGCCAAGCTGTTCCGCAAGCACCTGCTCACCACGCCGACGGAGTATCGAACCAGCAAGCAAGGTTCGCGCAGAACGTCGTAACGCGCGCAAGCAGCAAATCCACGGTCTCTTTCCAGACGCCTTAGCGAATCTGGAACGCTTAAGTGGTACGCTCGAATCGCTCATCTAGCGTTTGAGCAAGCGCGTCCCACCAATGGGGCCGCACAAGTCCGAATCGCTCACCAAAGCGGTCGTTGTTAAGAGCCGAATTGCGCGGCCGCGCCGCACGCGTCGGAAACGCCTCGCTCGGTACGGCTTCGATGTGGGTGACACGTACCCGACCTGACGGCGCGAGATTGCGCGCATAGTCGATGATCGCAGAAGCAAAGCCATGCCAACTGGTCACGCCTCGCGATGTCAAATGAAAAAGTCCGCTTTGAAAGCGTCCTTCCCGACGCTCGCGCATCGCTTGCGAAATAGCGTGCGCAGTAACGTTCGCAAGCATTCTTGCCGAAGTCGGTGCGCCGACCTGGTCATCGACGATCTTGAGCGCTTCACGTTCTCCGGCGAGCCGAAGCATCGTCAGCATGAAGTTTGCCCCGCGCGTCGCGTAGACCCAGGAGGTCCGGAAGATCAGATGATCGCATTCGGACGCGATGATTGCGAGTTCTCCGTCGCGCTTGGTCGCGCCGTACACATTCAGCGGCGACGTCTCGCAATCTTCCGAATAAGGCTCCGCCGACTTTCCGTCGAATACGTAATCAGTCGAAAAATGAACGAACAATGCGCCCGCGCGCTTTGCCGCGCGGGCCATTACGTCGACCGATTCGGTATTGACGAGCCGTGCCGTTACGCTATCGTCTTCCGCCTTATCGACCGCCGTATAGGCTGCGGCATTGACAACGACGTCCGGACGGTAAAACCTCATCAAGCCGTCAAGCAACACCGGCTTGCTGAGATCCGCAACTTCCCGATCCCAACGAACCACCTCGCCCAGCGGCGAAAGCGAGCGTGCGAGTTCCCAGCCGAGTTGCCCCTGTACGCCTGTGACCGCGATTCTCATCAGTAAACCTCAGCCTCGTTGAAGCGGCAACCGGCGGCGTCTTTCGATGAAACGAACGGATCACCATTCAGTTCCCATTCGACGGCGATGTCCGGATCGTCCCAACGCAACGTACGCTCGTGTTCCGGGTGCCAGAATGCAGTAGCTTTATAAAGGAATTCAGCGACATCTGACAATACGACAAAGCCGTGTGCAAAGCCCGGCGGAATCCATAGCTGCCGCCGGTTCGACGCGGACAACCGCACGCCGACCCATCGCCCGAACGTGGACGACCAGCGCCGCAGATCGACCGCGACGTCGAACACCTCACCCACTACAACCCGAACCAGCTTGCCCTGTGGATGCTGGATCTGGTAATGCAGGCCTCGCAGAACGCCTTGCGCTGAAATCGAATGATTGTCTTGCACGAACGTATAGCCGCGTGCCACTTTTTCCTCGAACTCGACCTGATTGAACGTCTCGAGGAAAGCACCGCGTGAATCTCCAAACACGTGCGGCTCGATCACCTTCACGTCGGGAATCGCGGTATGTCGAACTTGAATGGTCATGTGAGGATGGTCGGAATGAGAGATGACAGATATCGGCCGTAATCCGTCTTTTGCAAAGGCGCAGCAAGGCGGGCCAGTTGCTCGGCATCGATCCAGCCACGCCGGAATGCGACTTCCTCGGGGCTTGCAACCAGCAAGCCCTGCCTCTGTTGCAGCGTCGCGATAAATGTCGCCGCATTGATCAGCGATTCGTGCGTCCCTGTATCGAACCAGGCAAAGCCTCTACCCAGCGTTTCCAGATGAAGCGCTTCGCGCTCCAGGTAGTGCCGATTCACGTCCGTGATTTCCAACTCACCGCGTGCGGATGGCTTAATGTTCGCAGCAACATCGCAGACGTCGCCGTCATAGAAATAAAGACCTGTAACAGCAAAATTCGAGCGCGGCTTCAGAGGCTTTTCTTCGATCGTCAGCACCTTACCCCGTGCGTCGATCTCCACCACGCCGTAGCGCTGCGGATCGTGCACGTGATACCCGAAGACCGTCGCACCTTTGGTCCTCGAATGCGCATTGCCCAGATGCGCACCCAGGTCCGCGCCATAGAAAATGTTGTCGCCCAGAATCAGCGCGGACGGTTTGCCATCGATGAATTCGCGGCCGAGTATGAATGCTTGAGCGAGCCCGTCCGGTGACGGTTGCACAGCGTACGTGATCCGCATACCCCACTGGCTGCCGTCGCCGAACATCGCCGCGAAGCGCGGCGTGTCATCCGGCGTCGAGATCAGCAGGACCTCGCGAATGCCCGACATCATCAGTGTGGACAGCGGATAGTAAATCATCGGCTTGTCGTAGATCGGCAGCATCTGCTTGGAGATAACGCGCGTGATCGGGTACAGCCGCGTACCAGACCCGCCAGCGAGAATAATGCCCTTACGGTTCGAGTCCATAGTTCACGCTCTCTTGAGTACGCTTTCGGGGATCCAGCGCCGATATGCGCCAGAGCGGATTTCTTCGAGCCACGCACCGTTTTCAACGTACCACTGCACCGTCATCGACAAGCCGCTCGCAAACGTCTCGCGCGGCACCCAGCCAAGCTCGCGACGCAGCTTCGTTGCATTGATCGCGTAGCGCCGGTCGTGTCCCTTCCGGTCCGAGACGAAAGCGATCTGGTCGCGATAACTGCCGCTCTCGCGCGGCTTTATCGCATCGAGAAGATCGCAGATGAAATGAACGACTTCGACATTGGTTTTCTCGTTATCGCCGCCAATGTTATATGTCTCCCCCGGCATGCCACGGGCGAGCACCGTACGGATCGCCTCACAATGGTCGCGTACATACAGCCAGTCGCGCACATTGCCGCCATCGCCGTAAACCGGTAGTGCGTCGCCGCTCAGTGCACGTTGAATCATCAACGGAATCAGCTTCTCCGGGAACTGGTAAGGCCCGTAGTTGTTCGAACAGTTCGTCGTCAGCGTAGGCAACCCATAGGTGTGATGGTATGCGCGGACGATATGATCCGAACTGGCTTTCGACGCCGCATAGGGACTGTTTGGCGCGTACGGTGTCGTCTCAGTAAATGCGGCATCGTTGGCCGACAGCGAGCCGTACACTTCGTCCGTTGACACATGCAGGAAGCGAAACGAAGCACGTTCCCCACCGCTTAGTTGCTCCCAATACAGCCGCGCAACATCGAGCAGTTCACCGGTGCCCGTCACATTTGAGTCGATAAACTCGCGTGGACGGTCGATGGAGCGATCGACGTGACTTTCCGCTGCAAAGTGCACCACGGCACGCGGCCGATATTGTTCAAAGATAGCGCTCATGGCCGCGCGATCGCCGATATCGCGACACACGAACACATGACGAGGATCGTCGTGCAGCTCTCGCAACGTGCCGTAATTGCCGGCATACGTCAGTTTGTCGATATTGAGTATCGGCTCATCGTGGTGGGCAAGCCAGTCGATGACAAAATTTGCGCCTATAAAGCCGGCGCCACCCGTTACGAAGATCATTTGAAGTTCTCTTAGATGACGGCTCTTACACTTTGAATCGTAAAGGCACGACTATTTTTCTATCGGCCATATAGTTGGCGCATTCCGACATTCGCCAGTTCCCGCTCGATTCGCTCGAACTTACTCATTCAGATCGATCCTGTGAATTCCAGAATGCAATCCCTGACGACTCGCGTCACGAAACTCGCTCGGCGTGAGAGAGAGGCGACGTCTGAATATTTTTGCAAGTCGCTCGCCACTTCCCATTCCGCAACGTCGCGCGATCGTATCGATCGGCAAACTGGTTCGCTGGAGCAGGCTGCACACGACACCCAGTCGAATCTCGAGCAAATACTCCGATGGCGTGATTGACGCCTCCGCCCTGAAACGACGCAAAAACGTTCTTTCGCTCATATTTGCGACCTCGGCCGCATGCGCAATTGAGATCGGATGCATGTAGTTTTCTCGCAGCCAATTCGCCCCCGCTCTAATCGGTGTCGTCCATTCCATCGATGACGCGTCGATGGTTTGTGCATCGCGACTATTAGTCGACGCCCGAGGACTCGCGTGTTTTCTCACAGCATTGCGCGACGATGTGAGATAAAGCAGAATCTGCGACTCGATCTGTTTTCGCGCGTGCGTGCTGGTCGCCGCCAACGCCGCGACAAACGACACCCCTGCTTCCGTCATGGATGGCGCCAGTCTCGAGCGCGCCCGAGTGCCACCCAATCGTCGCCCGCGCCGCGCGGTACTCGTCGAAGCCATCACGAATCGATACAACGAGCTATCGCTATCCCACACGACGACATCGGCTCGCGCCACCAAGGTCGACACGACGCGCAACACGTCCGGGTCCTCAGCCGCGCCCACCCTGGACTTCGCACCGACCACAAACACCCCGTCGAATTTCTCCGATAAACGAGGTTCGACCGGATCTGTCCAGATCCGGATTGAAAGCGAGTCATCAACATAGCCGCCTCCAATCGACAGTAACGACACTTTGAATATCAGGCCAAGCGACGCCGACGTTTCCTCCGCGATATCGTTGCCGTGAGCGCGGTTAAAGATGTCCGCAAGTGCGTCGACCTCCTTGACGGAGAACCCCGCGAACACGACTATCGCAATCTTCACTTCCGATTCCATGGAAGGTGCCGCGACGTTATCGGAGAATGCTCCTTTAGCTCTTGTGCGGTTTGTGTATGGGTGCATGTTCCTGTTTCCGCGGCCAGCGCTGGCTTTGTCACCTATCTTGACTGCCGATATTACTCACAGCGTGCTGTCGACAACGATCGCTGGCCCCGGGGCCATGGATTTGTCTGAAATAACGCCAGCCGCTGTGCCAAACACGCCGAGCATGCACCTTTACTTCTTGAAAACACCGACAATGTGGTGGTGTTCGACTACCAGTAGCGACGTAATCCGTCGTTCGTCGAGCAATGCCAACGCGTCCTGCACGCGCGTCGCGGGAGACACCATCGTGGGCTCTCTGGACATGAAGTCTCCCGCGCATTTTTCGAACGCATGGGGACCGTGGACCTCGATCAAACGGCGAACGTCACCGTCGGTAATCAGGCCCGAGCCCGTTTCGTCACGAACGATCGCAATCCCAAGACTGCCGCGCGTCATCTCGCTGACGATTTCCATGACCTTCGCATCGGGCCCGACGAACGGAAGCTTGTCGCGGACCATCTCATCGCCCACGGTGCTCAGCAGTCGCCGCCCAAGCGATCCTCCCGGATGAAAACGCGCGAAGCCCTCGGGCTTGAAATCGCGCGCCTCCATTAACGTCACGGCGAGCGCATCGCCCATCGCCAGCGTCGCAGTCGTCGAAGCGGTCGGCGCCAGTTGAAGCGGACAAGCCTCTTTCTCGACACCGATATCCAGATGGCAATGCGCCGCGCGGGCAAGTGTCGACTCACGATTACCCGTCATTGCGATCACGAAATTGTGATTGTTTCGCAGAAATGGGAGCAGTTGCACAACCTCGTGGGTTTCGCCCGAATTTGAAATGGCGAGAAACACGTCGTCACTGGTGACCATCCCGAGGTCACCGTGATACGCCTCGCCGGGATGCATGAAAAACGCAGGCGTGCCGGTGCTCGCGAAGGTCGCAGCGATCTTCTTACCGATGATTCCAGACTTGCCCATGCCGCATACGATCACACGGCCGCGCGTTTCGAGAATGCGCGCTATCGCTTGCGCATAGTCGTCGTCCAGACCCGACGCGAGCGCGGCAACGGCACTGGACTCCAAAGCGAAAACCCGTTTCGCCGACGAGATGTAATCGTGGGCCGTCATGATCTCCCCGAAGCGTTCACAAAAAGTATTTCCCTTACTCGCGCGACATCCTCTTTCGTATCGACACCCGGCGGCGGGGGCTCCGGCCATTCGAATACGCGGATCGGCATACCCAGCCAGATCGCACGCATCTGTTCCAGTCTCTCGAGCTCTTCAAGTTCGCATGAAGGTGTCTCCGTCAGCCTGTAGAGCGCCGAGCATCGATAGGCGTAGATACCGACATGACGCAAGTACGCGGACAACGGCCAGTCGTCCGGCGGAAGATCGCGGCAAAACGGAATTGCGGAACGTGAGAACACGATTGCCTGCCCCTGCGCGCCGACCACCAGTTTGACGACGTTTGGATCGGTCAAGTGGGACACTTCCGTTAAAGGCACCGCAACAGTCGCCATGTCGAAGGGCTGAGCATTCGCACAGAATTGCACGAACGACGCAAGCAACGGCTGTGGAACGAGCGGTTCGTCGCCCTGCACATTGACGACCAGATCGTCTGGATTCCAGCCCAATTCACGCGCGACTTGCGCGCACCGATCAGTTCCGGACTGATGTTCGGGGTCGGTCATCCGGACGGGAATCCGGTACGCCTCCAGACTTCCGATAATCCGCTCGTCATCTGTGGCCACCACAACGTCCACCGTCTCGGGCAATGCTGCTCGAACGGCTTCATAGACACGTACGATCATCGGCTCGCCCGCCAGATCAATGAGCGGCTTGCCGGGCAAGCGAGTCGACCCAAAGCGAGCCGGAATCACCACGTGGATCGAAGCAAGGTCACTGGA belongs to Paraburkholderia aromaticivorans and includes:
- a CDS encoding helix-turn-helix domain-containing protein, whose translation is MSASGGRIASSSSVFVWTDSVESRGHDDNFRALFIAGGTGATNAFRDDRLIVWLRQAFPRSGMVHAIAEGRLMLEAAGFSNAYGARIENDGHARSAFPSRPLVDSPSPLRTALRIVGDDLGPVVAQQVADWVAPQGETQFSAILRSKTASHISDKIQASAQWLEANGARPISIDDAAQIAAMSERNFLRRFKSEMGVTPSEYLLYVRLDMSCRLLAKTSLPVDKIARRCGIGSGGRLAKLFRKHLLTTPTEYRTSKQGSRRTS
- the rfbD gene encoding dTDP-4-dehydrorhamnose reductase, with protein sequence MRIAVTGVQGQLGWELARSLSPLGEVVRWDREVADLSKPVLLDGLMRFYRPDVVVNAAAYTAVDKAEDDSVTARLVNTESVDVMARAAKRAGALFVHFSTDYVFDGKSAEPYSEDCETSPLNVYGATKRDGELAIIASECDHLIFRTSWVYATRGANFMLTMLRLAGEREALKIVDDQVGAPTSARMLANVTAHAISQAMRERREGRFQSGLFHLTSRGVTSWHGFASAIIDYARNLAPSGRVRVTHIEAVPSEAFPTRAARPRNSALNNDRFGERFGLVRPHWWDALAQTLDERFERTT
- the rfbC gene encoding dTDP-4-dehydrorhamnose 3,5-epimerase; this encodes MTIQVRHTAIPDVKVIEPHVFGDSRGAFLETFNQVEFEEKVARGYTFVQDNHSISAQGVLRGLHYQIQHPQGKLVRVVVGEVFDVAVDLRRWSSTFGRWVGVRLSASNRRQLWIPPGFAHGFVVLSDVAEFLYKATAFWHPEHERTLRWDDPDIAVEWELNGDPFVSSKDAAGCRFNEAEVY
- the rfbA gene encoding glucose-1-phosphate thymidylyltransferase RfbA, which codes for MDSNRKGIILAGGSGTRLYPITRVISKQMLPIYDKPMIYYPLSTLMMSGIREVLLISTPDDTPRFAAMFGDGSQWGMRITYAVQPSPDGLAQAFILGREFIDGKPSALILGDNIFYGADLGAHLGNAHSRTKGATVFGYHVHDPQRYGVVEIDARGKVLTIEEKPLKPRSNFAVTGLYFYDGDVCDVAANIKPSARGELEITDVNRHYLEREALHLETLGRGFAWFDTGTHESLINAATFIATLQQRQGLLVASPEEVAFRRGWIDAEQLARLAAPLQKTDYGRYLSSLIPTILT
- the rfbB gene encoding dTDP-glucose 4,6-dehydratase, with amino-acid sequence MIFVTGGAGFIGANFVIDWLAHHDEPILNIDKLTYAGNYGTLRELHDDPRHVFVCRDIGDRAAMSAIFEQYRPRAVVHFAAESHVDRSIDRPREFIDSNVTGTGELLDVARLYWEQLSGGERASFRFLHVSTDEVYGSLSANDAAFTETTPYAPNSPYAASKASSDHIVRAYHHTYGLPTLTTNCSNNYGPYQFPEKLIPLMIQRALSGDALPVYGDGGNVRDWLYVRDHCEAIRTVLARGMPGETYNIGGDNEKTNVEVVHFICDLLDAIKPRESGSYRDQIAFVSDRKGHDRRYAINATKLRRELGWVPRETFASGLSMTVQWYVENGAWLEEIRSGAYRRWIPESVLKRA
- a CDS encoding helix-turn-helix domain-containing protein, with translation MESEVKIAIVVFAGFSVKEVDALADIFNRAHGNDIAEETSASLGLIFKVSLLSIGGGYVDDSLSIRIWTDPVEPRLSEKFDGVFVVGAKSRVGAAEDPDVLRVVSTLVARADVVVWDSDSSLYRFVMASTSTARRGRRLGGTRARSRLAPSMTEAGVSFVAALAATSTHARKQIESQILLYLTSSRNAVRKHASPRASTNSRDAQTIDASSMEWTTPIRAGANWLRENYMHPISIAHAAEVANMSERTFLRRFRAEASITPSEYLLEIRLGVVCSLLQRTSLPIDTIARRCGMGSGERLAKIFRRRLSLTPSEFRDASRQGLHSGIHRIDLNE
- a CDS encoding KpsF/GutQ family sugar-phosphate isomerase, giving the protein MTAHDYISSAKRVFALESSAVAALASGLDDDYAQAIARILETRGRVIVCGMGKSGIIGKKIAATFASTGTPAFFMHPGEAYHGDLGMVTSDDVFLAISNSGETHEVVQLLPFLRNNHNFVIAMTGNRESTLARAAHCHLDIGVEKEACPLQLAPTASTTATLAMGDALAVTLMEARDFKPEGFARFHPGGSLGRRLLSTVGDEMVRDKLPFVGPDAKVMEIVSEMTRGSLGIAIVRDETGSGLITDGDVRRLIEVHGPHAFEKCAGDFMSREPTMVSPATRVQDALALLDERRITSLLVVEHHHIVGVFKK
- the kdsB gene encoding 3-deoxy-manno-octulosonate cytidylyltransferase: MRSSSDLASIHVVIPARFGSTRLPGKPLIDLAGEPMIVRVYEAVRAALPETVDVVVATDDERIIGSLEAYRIPVRMTDPEHQSGTDRCAQVARELGWNPDDLVVNVQGDEPLVPQPLLASFVQFCANAQPFDMATVAVPLTEVSHLTDPNVVKLVVGAQGQAIVFSRSAIPFCRDLPPDDWPLSAYLRHVGIYAYRCSALYRLTETPSCELEELERLEQMRAIWLGMPIRVFEWPEPPPPGVDTKEDVARVREILFVNASGRS